Proteins co-encoded in one uncultured Flavobacterium sp. genomic window:
- a CDS encoding OmpA family protein, whose translation MKKFIITLAFASALTTVNAQVKNEKNTKTEFNKWSIELGGGVNKPQRPMTSGYFTSTPSPYVVDLGARYMFNNKFGLKADFGYNSFTGKNNSIDFDTKYYRADIQAVANLGRIMNFETWTNTIGILGHAGFGLAQLEDQNSAVKDRMGNFIAGVTGQIKLTNRIVLTGDFTTILNAKQDHNFDAASVNNGRGFSGILFNGTVGLTVYLGKNEKHADWVIDNGNEIDDLKKRIEDIETSMLDTDKDGVADYLDEEPNTVSGVMVNTKGKAIDLNNNNVPDELESYLVKTYGSNTDKSPIVGNNELVKNLINGGYVCTYFDFGKSTPTNVSTEGIDFILNYLRNNPNASVDIIGHADEIGKSAYNDKLAASRANSVKDVLVKAKVNPSRLNIVAAGEDASVEKDSDAARKLVRKVTFRVK comes from the coding sequence ATGAAAAAATTCATAATTACATTAGCTTTTGCTTCAGCATTAACAACTGTAAATGCACAGGTAAAAAATGAAAAAAACACAAAAACTGAATTTAATAAATGGTCTATTGAATTAGGCGGTGGTGTAAACAAACCACAACGACCAATGACTTCTGGTTATTTTACCTCGACACCAAGTCCATATGTTGTAGATTTAGGAGCCAGATATATGTTTAACAACAAATTTGGTTTGAAAGCTGACTTTGGTTACAACAGTTTTACCGGAAAAAATAATTCGATAGATTTTGACACAAAATATTACAGAGCAGATATTCAGGCTGTGGCAAATTTAGGTCGCATCATGAATTTTGAAACCTGGACAAATACTATTGGTATTTTAGGTCATGCCGGTTTTGGATTAGCACAATTAGAGGACCAAAATTCGGCTGTAAAAGACAGAATGGGGAATTTTATTGCTGGTGTAACCGGACAGATTAAATTAACAAACCGAATTGTTTTAACTGGAGATTTTACAACGATTTTAAATGCAAAACAAGATCATAATTTTGATGCTGCAAGTGTTAATAACGGCAGAGGTTTCTCTGGAATTCTTTTTAACGGAACGGTTGGTTTGACAGTTTACTTAGGTAAAAATGAAAAACATGCTGACTGGGTTATCGATAACGGAAACGAAATTGACGATTTGAAAAAAAGAATTGAAGATATCGAAACTTCAATGTTAGATACTGATAAAGATGGTGTTGCTGATTATTTAGATGAGGAGCCAAATACAGTTTCTGGCGTAATGGTTAATACAAAAGGAAAAGCTATTGATTTAAACAACAATAATGTTCCTGATGAATTAGAAAGTTACTTAGTAAAAACTTACGGAAGTAATACTGATAAATCTCCTATTGTTGGAAACAATGAGTTGGTTAAAAATTTAATTAACGGTGGCTATGTTTGTACTTATTTTGATTTTGGAAAGTCAACTCCAACGAATGTTTCTACTGAAGGAATCGATTTTATCTTAAATTATTTAAGAAATAATCCGAATGCTAGTGTTGATATTATTGGTCATGCAGACGAAATAGGAAAATCTGCTTACAATGATAAATTAGCAGCTTCAAGAGCAAACAGTGTTAAAGATGTTTTGGTAAAAGCAAAAGTTAATCCATCACGTTTAAATATTGTTGCTGCCGGAGAAGATGCTTCTGTTGAAAAAGATTCAGATGCAGCGAGAAAATTAGTTAGAAAAGTAACTTTCAGAGTTAAGTAA
- a CDS encoding fumarylacetoacetate hydrolase family protein, translated as MKLIRFGEAGKEKPGILVGEKRFDVSSIVTDYNEAFFEENGLEKLKKALESNPVLPEVDANVRLGSPVARPSKIICIGLNYVDHCLETNAPIPAEPIIFFKSTTSLCGPNDNLIIPKNSEKTDWEIELAFVVGKKASYVEEAEALDYVAGYALLNDYSERAFQIERGGQWAKGKGSDTFAPLGPFLATQDEIADVNNIPMWLTVNGKKFQNSNTSNLVFKIPFLVHYLSQFMTLLPGDIISTGTPPGVGLGIKPEPIYIKPGDVIELGMDGLGSSKQHAVAYTK; from the coding sequence ATGAAACTAATACGATTTGGAGAAGCCGGTAAAGAAAAACCAGGTATTTTAGTAGGAGAAAAAAGATTTGATGTCTCTTCAATAGTAACAGATTATAACGAAGCGTTTTTTGAAGAAAACGGATTAGAAAAATTAAAAAAAGCACTAGAAAGTAATCCGGTATTACCAGAAGTTGATGCAAATGTACGTTTAGGTTCTCCGGTAGCGAGACCTTCAAAAATAATATGTATTGGTTTAAATTATGTAGATCATTGTTTAGAAACCAATGCACCAATTCCGGCAGAGCCAATTATCTTTTTTAAATCAACTACATCTTTATGTGGACCAAATGATAATTTGATAATTCCAAAGAACAGTGAAAAAACAGATTGGGAAATTGAGTTGGCATTTGTAGTGGGTAAAAAAGCAAGTTATGTAGAAGAAGCTGAAGCTTTAGATTATGTTGCCGGTTATGCTTTACTTAATGATTATAGCGAAAGAGCTTTTCAAATCGAACGTGGAGGACAATGGGCTAAAGGAAAAGGAAGCGATACATTTGCACCACTTGGACCCTTTTTGGCAACTCAGGATGAAATAGCAGACGTAAATAATATACCAATGTGGTTAACAGTAAATGGGAAAAAATTCCAAAACAGTAATACCTCAAATTTGGTATTCAAAATTCCATTTTTAGTACATTATTTAAGCCAGTTTATGACTTTGCTTCCGGGTGATATAATCAGTACAGGAACGCCTCCGGGTGTTGGTTTAGGAATTAAACCGGAACCTATTTACATCAAACCGGGAGATGTGATCGAATTAGGAATGGATGGTTTAGGCAGCAGTAAACAGCACGCTGTGGCATATACAAAATAG
- a CDS encoding glycoside hydrolase family 20 protein: MRRIILGVLLIFSMFVQAQQAVHIIPQPVSLEMKEGSFIIDNSTVVKVDKKNKEAEKVVHFFTEYVKRVTGFELNNTKSKGKEIVFSIEKIKEIGDEGYLISVNPKEILVKANTSKGLFYGVQSLLQTLPFSRTNDLVQIPSMEIKDYPRFQWRGMMLDVSRHFFSPELVKEFIDLLAAYKMNVFHWHLVDGAGWRLEIKKYPKLTQQAAWRVDDWGKTWNWSEVEFNADRSKSTYGGYYTQEQAKDIVAYAKARNITVVPEIEMPGHSEAAMAAYPELSCNPKNSFAQSGNFLASKAESNYCAGNDKAFEFLEDVLTEVMVIFPSKYIHLGGDEVDKTSWKQCAKCQARMKTEQLKDEKELQSYFMRRMEKFLVSKDRKMIGWDEILEGGLAPEATVMSWQGEAGGIEAAKMGHDVIMTPGYPCYFDHYQGDPETEPAAIGGFNTLKKVYSYEPIPAELSAEEGKRVLGSQANLWTEYIPSAEQVEYMILPRMPALAEVLWSTKEQRNWKSFTERLQPHMVGFEQRGLHYSKGNFKVDIKPIVENNKLSIALETENTEGVIYYTTDGSIPSTGSIKYDKPFDVNRSMTIKAIMALNNKVMNAKPAEQSFTFNKATGKSVTYANAFSRYYPANGANTLTDGFRGTKDIGKQWHGFNGSDLVATIDLGANTTVSSITLGCIQNWNQWVFLPQSVKFEVSQDGIIFKEVKTVINSIPVTEKEAKINDFTAKFAEQKTKFIRVTARNLGQCPSGHPGESQSAWLFVDEIMVE, encoded by the coding sequence ATGAGAAGAATAATTTTAGGTGTATTACTGATCTTTTCTATGTTTGTGCAGGCACAGCAAGCGGTTCACATTATACCACAGCCTGTAAGTTTAGAAATGAAAGAAGGCAGTTTCATTATTGATAATTCAACAGTTGTAAAAGTTGATAAAAAGAATAAGGAAGCAGAAAAAGTAGTTCATTTTTTTACAGAATATGTAAAACGAGTTACCGGATTTGAATTGAACAATACTAAAAGCAAAGGAAAAGAGATTGTTTTTAGTATCGAAAAAATCAAAGAAATCGGAGACGAAGGATATTTGATATCTGTAAATCCAAAAGAAATTCTTGTCAAGGCAAATACGTCAAAAGGATTGTTTTATGGAGTACAATCATTACTGCAAACACTGCCTTTTAGCAGAACGAATGATTTGGTTCAGATTCCAAGTATGGAAATAAAAGATTATCCTCGTTTTCAGTGGAGAGGAATGATGCTCGATGTGAGTCGCCATTTTTTTTCGCCGGAATTGGTTAAGGAATTCATCGATTTGCTGGCAGCTTACAAAATGAATGTTTTCCATTGGCACTTAGTTGACGGAGCCGGATGGCGTTTAGAAATTAAAAAATACCCTAAACTTACGCAGCAAGCCGCCTGGCGTGTTGATGATTGGGGAAAAACATGGAACTGGTCTGAGGTAGAATTTAATGCCGACAGAAGTAAATCGACTTACGGAGGTTATTATACTCAGGAACAGGCTAAAGATATTGTGGCTTATGCCAAAGCAAGAAATATAACCGTAGTACCTGAAATAGAAATGCCAGGTCACTCAGAAGCTGCTATGGCTGCTTATCCGGAGTTATCATGTAATCCTAAAAATAGCTTTGCACAATCTGGAAATTTCCTTGCCAGTAAAGCCGAAAGTAATTATTGTGCAGGAAATGATAAAGCTTTTGAATTTCTAGAAGATGTACTTACAGAAGTGATGGTAATTTTTCCTTCAAAATATATTCATCTTGGTGGTGATGAAGTTGATAAAACAAGTTGGAAACAATGTGCCAAGTGTCAGGCCAGAATGAAAACGGAGCAATTGAAAGATGAAAAGGAATTGCAAAGTTATTTCATGCGTAGAATGGAAAAATTCTTGGTTTCTAAAGACAGAAAAATGATTGGCTGGGATGAAATTCTTGAAGGAGGATTGGCTCCAGAAGCTACTGTTATGAGCTGGCAAGGAGAAGCAGGAGGAATTGAAGCGGCCAAAATGGGACATGATGTAATCATGACGCCGGGTTATCCGTGTTATTTTGATCATTATCAAGGAGATCCTGAAACAGAACCAGCAGCAATTGGAGGATTTAACACATTAAAAAAAGTGTATAGTTACGAACCAATTCCGGCAGAATTATCGGCAGAGGAAGGCAAACGTGTTTTGGGTTCACAAGCCAATTTATGGACAGAATATATTCCGTCAGCAGAACAGGTAGAATATATGATTCTTCCTCGTATGCCAGCATTGGCCGAAGTATTATGGTCTACAAAAGAGCAACGCAACTGGAAAAGCTTTACAGAGCGTTTACAGCCCCATATGGTTGGTTTTGAACAAAGAGGATTGCATTATTCTAAAGGAAATTTTAAAGTAGATATTAAACCTATTGTCGAAAACAATAAACTTTCTATTGCCCTTGAAACGGAGAATACAGAAGGAGTAATTTATTATACAACCGACGGAAGCATACCATCTACAGGAAGTATTAAATATGACAAACCTTTTGATGTAAATCGCTCTATGACTATAAAAGCAATCATGGCATTGAACAATAAGGTAATGAATGCAAAACCTGCTGAACAATCTTTTACCTTTAACAAAGCTACAGGAAAATCGGTTACGTATGCAAATGCTTTTAGCCGTTATTATCCTGCCAATGGTGCTAATACACTAACTGATGGTTTTAGAGGAACAAAAGATATTGGTAAACAATGGCACGGATTTAATGGAAGTGATTTGGTTGCTACCATAGATTTGGGAGCAAATACTACAGTTAGCAGTATCACGTTGGGTTGTATTCAAAATTGGAATCAATGGGTGTTTTTACCACAATCAGTAAAGTTTGAAGTGTCACAAGATGGAATTATTTTTAAGGAAGTAAAAACAGTAATCAATTCAATTCCTGTGACAGAAAAAGAGGCTAAAATAAATGACTTTACAGCCAAATTTGCAGAACAAAAAACAAAATTTATCCGTGTTACAGCCAGGAATTTAGGTCAGTGTCCTTCAGGTCATCCCGGTGAGAGTCAATCTGCCTGGTTGTTTGTTGATGAAATTATGGTAGAGTAA
- a CDS encoding lactate utilization protein B gives MTVKHAALAEKFIADEPRTNWHDETLWFVREKRDKAAHGLPEWEQLREWGSQIKNATLSNLSNYLKEFEEKATANGIKVHWASDAKEHNEIVHKIIKKHGIQKIVKSKSMLTEECHLNEYLQHNGIEVVDTDLGERIVQFRKEPPSHIVLPAIHLKKEDVSATFHEHLQTEKGNNDPQYLTEAARQHLRNKFVESELAITGVNFAIAETGGFVVCTNEGNADMGAHTAPVHIACMGFEKLIPKAEHLSVFLRLLARSATGQPITTYSSHFHKPRPNQEMHIIIVDNGRSKQLGREDFRNSLKCIRCAACFNTCPVYRRSGGHSYHTAVAGPIGSILNPNLDMKANADLPFASTLCGSCTNVCPVKINIHEQLWKWRQVIVSEGYVATSKKVGMKGMDFIFSNPKVYRLMGKMGRGVMHLFPFMVNNKLNVWSKQREMPVAPKESFRDWYLKNGKNQK, from the coding sequence ATGACGGTAAAACACGCTGCATTAGCGGAAAAGTTTATAGCTGACGAGCCTAGAACCAACTGGCACGACGAAACTTTGTGGTTCGTTCGTGAAAAGCGGGATAAGGCTGCGCATGGTTTACCGGAATGGGAGCAATTAAGAGAATGGGGCTCGCAGATTAAAAACGCAACACTTTCTAATCTTTCTAATTACTTAAAAGAATTTGAAGAAAAAGCCACAGCCAATGGCATAAAAGTACACTGGGCTTCAGATGCCAAAGAACACAATGAAATCGTTCATAAAATCATCAAAAAACACGGTATTCAGAAAATTGTCAAAAGCAAGAGTATGTTAACCGAAGAATGTCATTTGAATGAATATTTACAACATAACGGAATAGAAGTAGTTGACACCGATTTAGGAGAACGCATTGTTCAATTCAGAAAAGAACCTCCAAGTCATATTGTGTTGCCGGCAATTCACTTGAAAAAAGAAGATGTAAGTGCTACTTTTCATGAGCATTTACAAACTGAAAAAGGAAATAATGATCCGCAATATTTAACCGAAGCTGCGAGACAACACTTGCGTAATAAGTTTGTAGAATCGGAATTAGCGATTACAGGAGTCAATTTTGCAATTGCTGAAACAGGAGGTTTTGTAGTTTGTACCAATGAAGGAAATGCTGATATGGGAGCACATACGGCACCTGTACACATTGCCTGTATGGGCTTTGAAAAATTAATTCCAAAAGCAGAACATTTATCAGTGTTTTTGAGATTATTAGCCAGAAGCGCCACAGGTCAGCCTATTACGACTTATTCAAGTCATTTTCATAAACCAAGACCCAATCAGGAAATGCACATTATCATTGTTGATAATGGCCGTAGCAAACAACTAGGAAGAGAAGATTTCAGAAATTCATTAAAATGTATTCGTTGTGCTGCATGTTTCAACACTTGTCCGGTATACCGCAGAAGTGGCGGACATAGTTATCATACAGCCGTTGCAGGACCAATTGGTTCTATTTTAAATCCAAATTTGGATATGAAAGCCAATGCCGATTTGCCTTTTGCATCAACCTTATGTGGTAGTTGTACCAATGTGTGTCCAGTGAAAATCAATATCCATGAACAGTTATGGAAGTGGAGACAAGTAATTGTTTCTGAAGGATATGTAGCCACAAGTAAGAAAGTAGGAATGAAGGGAATGGATTTCATATTCTCGAATCCTAAAGTGTATCGTTTGATGGGAAAAATGGGAAGAGGAGTAATGCATTTATTCCCTTTTATGGTAAATAATAAATTAAATGTTTGGTCTAAACAACGAGAAATGCCAGTTGCTCCAAAGGAATCATTCCGTGATTGGTATTTGAAAAACGGGAAAAACCAAAAATAA
- a CDS encoding response regulator transcription factor: MKSSNSYSFLIVDDHSVVRQGVSLIIKELFLNANIYMAGNFKDTFKLLKEVKFDLLILDVNFPDGNSINVLGEIKAIQPDLKILIFSAYDENIYAMRYLNAGASGYLNKETTEDEMKKAINSMISSGKYITQNVKDRILDSYISKKPTNPLDLLSNREIEVAQLLIKGYGNLEILELLNLKKTTISTYKNRIFEKLEIDNLADLIKFFQLYYDE, from the coding sequence ATGAAGTCATCAAATAGCTATAGTTTTTTAATTGTTGACGACCATAGTGTGGTTAGACAAGGAGTTTCTTTAATTATAAAAGAACTGTTTTTGAATGCAAATATTTATATGGCTGGAAATTTTAAAGACACTTTTAAATTATTGAAAGAAGTTAAATTTGATTTATTAATTTTAGATGTAAATTTTCCGGACGGAAACAGTATAAATGTTTTGGGTGAAATTAAGGCAATTCAGCCCGATCTTAAAATTTTGATATTTTCTGCTTATGATGAAAATATCTATGCCATGCGATATTTGAATGCCGGGGCATCCGGTTATTTAAATAAGGAAACCACAGAAGATGAAATGAAAAAAGCGATCAATTCAATGATTTCATCCGGAAAGTATATTACGCAGAATGTTAAGGACAGAATTTTGGATTCCTATATTTCAAAAAAACCTACCAATCCGTTAGACCTGTTATCAAATAGAGAAATCGAGGTCGCGCAGTTGTTAATTAAAGGATATGGAAATCTGGAAATACTCGAATTATTAAACTTAAAGAAAACTACAATCAGCACTTATAAAAACAGGATTTTTGAAAAATTAGAGATTGATAATTTAGCCGATTTGATTAAATTTTTTCAGCTTTATTATGATGAATAA
- a CDS encoding HAMP domain-containing sensor histidine kinase produces MNKTFSFLKLKFKQRKIIHYSLLACVIVLQIIAVIIWYNDSVNETEMSKALDSMNSVNKISNFTGKINNSFIESQKNFNTYLSNKDQASLNKYNASLSEISHLIDSLSSITKDNKEFVKILKDKYESESNILQLKSDIDSIIETQINPDKNDASKEFKLNKFEYKKILDSIKTDSYIKVDSVSKKGLFSRLGDALAGKMNVQKEQLHITVTMKYNDKIVSGSIEDQIANVFNTTNKFYENQFKTLKKSFSNLREQDLKLTELNNKLLNLQASIIPNYNKSLSTLQDNTQAQLQDRYNTSKATKSYTIAILIILMFIISIIIFSFTRMAFEYEKRLVVAQNQIKQSLNFKNRIMGMISHEIRSPLSIISIYSKMISSSIKDPEIKETFKSIQFTTNSLLLLSSQILEYSKDENRSPKLKNKKFELKSETNQIVSSIGSLVESKGNKIKINSTLVDDIEVNSDAAKIHQLFYNIIGNANKFTKDGLISVSIAHEKVGERQLNLKVEIQDNGIGISKNDLKNIFELYYQGEVSGKVNDLGVGLGLNLCKEIVELFGGQINVESKEGNGTKVAFNLILNRA; encoded by the coding sequence ATGAATAAGACATTTAGTTTTTTAAAACTAAAATTCAAGCAGCGCAAAATAATTCATTATAGTTTATTGGCATGTGTTATTGTATTGCAGATAATCGCAGTAATTATTTGGTACAATGATTCAGTAAATGAAACTGAAATGTCTAAAGCACTGGATTCGATGAATTCAGTGAATAAAATCTCAAACTTTACAGGAAAAATAAATAACTCGTTTATTGAGTCTCAGAAAAATTTTAATACTTACCTAAGTAATAAAGACCAAGCTTCGTTAAATAAGTATAATGCTTCCTTAAGTGAAATAAGTCATTTAATAGATAGTTTGAGTTCAATTACGAAGGATAATAAAGAGTTTGTAAAAATTCTGAAAGACAAGTACGAATCAGAATCCAATATTTTGCAATTAAAATCAGATATAGATTCTATAATAGAGACACAAATTAATCCGGATAAAAATGATGCTTCAAAAGAATTTAAACTTAATAAATTTGAATACAAGAAGATTTTAGACAGCATAAAAACAGATTCATATATAAAAGTAGATAGTGTGTCTAAAAAAGGATTGTTTTCGAGATTAGGAGATGCATTGGCAGGAAAAATGAATGTTCAAAAAGAACAATTACATATTACTGTTACAATGAAATATAACGATAAAATAGTTTCCGGAAGTATCGAAGATCAGATTGCAAATGTGTTTAACACGACCAATAAATTCTACGAAAACCAGTTTAAAACATTAAAAAAATCATTTTCAAATTTAAGAGAACAGGATTTAAAATTAACAGAGCTTAATAACAAATTGCTGAATTTACAAGCATCGATTATACCCAATTATAATAAATCGTTAAGTACGCTTCAGGATAATACTCAGGCACAGTTACAGGATAGATATAACACAAGTAAAGCAACAAAAAGTTATACGATTGCCATACTAATTATACTGATGTTTATTATCTCAATCATAATTTTTAGTTTCACAAGAATGGCTTTTGAATATGAAAAAAGACTGGTTGTTGCACAAAATCAGATTAAACAAAGTCTGAATTTCAAAAATAGAATTATGGGTATGATAAGTCATGAAATTAGATCACCCTTAAGTATCATTTCGATTTATAGTAAAATGATAAGCTCATCTATAAAAGATCCGGAAATAAAAGAAACGTTTAAATCAATTCAGTTTACCACAAACTCGCTGTTACTTTTGTCCAGCCAGATTTTAGAATATTCTAAAGATGAGAACCGATCACCTAAATTAAAAAACAAAAAATTTGAATTAAAAAGTGAAACAAATCAGATTGTTTCTTCAATAGGTTCACTGGTAGAAAGTAAAGGGAACAAGATAAAAATTAATTCTACGTTAGTAGATGATATTGAAGTGAATTCTGATGCTGCAAAAATTCATCAGCTTTTTTATAACATCATTGGGAATGCCAATAAATTTACTAAAGACGGACTCATATCAGTTTCTATTGCTCATGAAAAAGTGGGTGAACGCCAATTAAATTTAAAAGTAGAAATTCAGGATAACGGAATTGGAATTTCTAAAAATGATTTAAAAAATATATTTGAGCTGTATTACCAGGGAGAAGTTTCAGGAAAAGTGAATGATTTGGGCGTTGGTTTAGGATTAAATCTTTGTAAGGAAATCGTGGAGCTGTTTGGCGGTCAGATTAATGTCGAGAGTAAGGAAGGAAATGGCACAAAGGTTGCTTTTAATTTGATTTTAAACCGGGCTTAA
- a CDS encoding LUD domain-containing protein has translation MSARENILNAIAMNQPELAELPVIDISAVIDYKDSYAQFKTVLESIGGKSELISDITVLKDQLLADKTNGSFVVNTIPELGDVDQQVASLSAIELEKVEKAYVKGKVGVAENGAIWVYESQMINRLIPFICQHLILVIEKKDIVNTLHQAYQKLDVSKEGFGAFIAGPSKTADIEQSLVIGAHGARSATIYVIE, from the coding sequence ATGAGCGCAAGAGAAAATATATTGAATGCTATAGCGATGAATCAGCCTGAATTGGCTGAACTTCCTGTTATTGATATTAGCGCTGTTATTGATTATAAAGATTCTTATGCGCAGTTTAAAACAGTATTGGAGAGCATTGGCGGTAAATCAGAATTGATTTCGGATATTACAGTGCTAAAAGATCAATTATTAGCTGATAAGACAAACGGAAGTTTCGTCGTAAACACGATTCCTGAACTTGGAGATGTAGATCAACAAGTAGCTTCTTTATCTGCAATTGAATTAGAAAAAGTAGAAAAAGCGTATGTGAAAGGAAAAGTTGGTGTGGCAGAAAACGGTGCTATATGGGTTTATGAAAGCCAAATGATAAACAGACTTATTCCTTTTATATGTCAGCATTTGATTTTGGTAATCGAGAAAAAAGATATTGTAAACACTTTACATCAGGCATATCAAAAACTAGATGTATCAAAAGAAGGATTTGGTGCATTTATAGCCGGACCTTCTAAAACTGCTGATATAGAACAATCATTAGTAATTGGGGCACATGGTGCCAGAAGCGCTACGATTTATGTAATTGAATAA
- a CDS encoding beta-N-acetylhexosaminidase, protein MMKSFLFSLLLCSTLSFAQEVNIIPQPVKVVRNTGNFVINSQTSLVVTNKEDNATAAFLNSYLSNYYGFKLPIVKKANKNSIKLISQKDIQGLKSEGYKFKSDKNGVEINGNSPMGTFYGMQTLIQLLPVEKSNNLAIAAVDVKDEPRFAYRGAMLDVGRHFFSVEFVKKYIDYLALDKMNYFHWHLTEDQGWRIEIKKYPKLTEIGSKRNGSIIGSYPGKGSDNTPEGGFYTQEEVKDIVKYASDRFITVIPEIEMPGHSSAAIAAYPELSCFPNEKTDLPDNMISDKSKQEMANGRNKIVQETWGVHTDVFVPTENTFKFLEDVLDEVIALFPSKYIHVGGDESPKDAWKRSAFCQQMIKDKGLKDEHGLQSYFIQRMEKYINKKGRILIGWDEILEGGLAPNAIVMSWRGEEGGIAAAKENHQVIMTPGSHVYLDHSQTKNEKQVTIGGFLPLETVYGYEPIPKELNEQQAKYVLGAQGNVWTEYMANPAKVEYMIFPRLSALSEVLWSSKESKNWTEFQTKIETMKKRYTIWGANYFVEQ, encoded by the coding sequence ATGATGAAATCGTTTCTCTTTTCGCTTCTTTTATGCAGTACATTGTCGTTTGCACAGGAAGTAAATATCATTCCTCAGCCGGTGAAAGTTGTTAGAAACACCGGAAATTTTGTGATTAATTCACAAACCAGCCTCGTTGTTACCAATAAAGAAGATAATGCTACGGCCGCTTTTTTGAATAGTTATTTGTCTAATTATTATGGTTTTAAGTTGCCTATTGTAAAAAAAGCAAATAAAAATTCCATTAAATTAATAAGCCAAAAAGATATTCAAGGACTTAAAAGCGAAGGCTATAAGTTTAAATCTGATAAAAATGGTGTTGAAATTAATGGTAACTCTCCAATGGGGACTTTTTACGGAATGCAAACCCTTATTCAATTATTGCCTGTAGAAAAAAGCAATAATCTTGCAATTGCAGCAGTAGATGTAAAAGATGAACCTCGTTTTGCTTACAGAGGAGCTATGTTGGATGTTGGACGTCATTTTTTTTCAGTTGAATTTGTTAAAAAATACATTGATTATTTGGCCCTGGATAAAATGAATTATTTTCATTGGCATTTAACCGAAGATCAGGGTTGGAGAATTGAAATAAAAAAATACCCAAAACTTACTGAAATTGGTTCTAAACGAAACGGAAGTATTATTGGCAGCTATCCGGGTAAAGGCAGCGATAATACTCCTGAAGGAGGTTTTTATACACAGGAAGAAGTAAAAGACATTGTAAAATATGCTTCGGATCGTTTTATAACGGTAATTCCGGAAATTGAAATGCCAGGACACAGTAGTGCTGCTATTGCTGCTTATCCGGAGTTGAGTTGTTTTCCAAACGAAAAAACAGATCTTCCGGATAATATGATCTCTGATAAGAGTAAACAAGAAATGGCAAACGGAAGAAATAAAATTGTTCAGGAAACTTGGGGAGTTCATACTGATGTGTTTGTTCCAACAGAAAATACGTTTAAATTTCTGGAAGATGTTTTGGATGAAGTGATTGCTTTATTTCCATCAAAATATATTCATGTGGGCGGAGACGAATCTCCTAAAGATGCCTGGAAAAGAAGTGCGTTTTGTCAGCAAATGATAAAAGACAAAGGTTTGAAGGATGAACATGGTCTTCAAAGTTATTTCATCCAACGCATGGAAAAATACATTAATAAAAAAGGAAGAATCTTAATAGGTTGGGACGAAATATTAGAAGGTGGTCTTGCGCCAAATGCTATTGTGATGAGTTGGAGAGGTGAAGAAGGCGGAATTGCTGCTGCAAAAGAAAATCATCAGGTAATTATGACTCCGGGAAGCCATGTTTATTTGGATCATTCTCAAACCAAGAACGAAAAACAAGTTACTATTGGAGGATTTTTACCTTTGGAAACAGTGTATGGTTATGAGCCAATTCCGAAAGAATTGAATGAGCAGCAAGCAAAATACGTTTTGGGAGCTCAAGGCAATGTCTGGACAGAATATATGGCCAATCCTGCCAAAGTAGAATATATGATATTTCCACGTTTAAGTGCTTTAAGCGAAGTATTGTGGTCTTCAAAAGAAAGTAAGAACTGGACAGAATTTCAAACAAAAATTGAAACGATGAAAAAGAGATATACTATTTGGGGAGCTAACTATTTTGTTGAGCAGTAA